Part of the Arthrobacter sp. MMS18-M83 genome is shown below.
ATGTGCCGCCCTCCTGAAGCGAGGTAGAGCAATGGACAAGAAGCCGCCTGTTGTCCACGATTCCGACGCGGACCTCACAGTCGGTCCGCCCAAACGATCGGCCGCGGGCCTGCCCAGCCTGGTTGAATCGTTGCCGCATTCTTTGGGCCAAATGGGCCCGTCCCGCATGTGGAAGTCCCTGCGCGCGTTGAACCAGAAAGACGGCTTCGACTGCATGAGTTGCGCGTGGCCCGATCCTCCAGAACGGAAGCTGGCCGAGTTCTGCGAAAACGGTGCCAAGGCCGTCGGGTGGGAGGCGGATCCGCTCAAAATTCCGTCTACTTTCTGGGACGAGAACGACGTCGAATCCCTCGCCCAACGCTCGGAATACTGGCTGGGACAGCAGGGCCGGCTCGTGGAACCCGTCTACAAGCCGGCCGGTGCTGGCCACTACCGTCCCATCAGCTGGGACAATGCGTTCCGGATTGTGGCCCGTGAACTGAACGCGCTGGATTCGCCGGACGAAGCCACCTTCTACACGAGCGGCCGCACGAGCAACGAAGCCGCGTTTGTCTACCAGCTCTTCGTGCGCGCCTTCGGGACCAACAACCTGCCCGATTGCTCCAACATGTGCCATGAGTCCACTGGACTGGCCCTCGGCGAGACGCTGGGCGTGGGCAAGTCCGCCGTCACGTATACCGACTTCGCCAAGGCGGATTTGATCATCATCATGGGCCAGAATCCAGGGACCTGCCATCCCAGGATGCTCACGGCCTTGGAAGAGGCCAAGCTCGCGGGTGCCAGCATTGTCGCCGTGAACCCGCTTCCGGAGGCCGGGCTCATCAACTTCAAGAACCCGCAACGTCCCCGCGGCCTGGCAGGCAAAGGAACGGACTTGGCGGACCAGTTCCTGCAGATCCGCCTCGCAGGGGACATGGCGCTGCTTCAAGCCGTGTCCAAGCGGGTCCTGGAAGCGGAGAAGGCAGCACCGGGGGCAGTGCTGGACCATGCGTTCATCGAGGAGCATTGCCAAGGCCTCGAACAATTCAAAGCCCACATCGAAAACCTCGATGAGCAGGACGTCCTTGCCGCAACGGGCCTCAAGACCGAGGAAATCGACGAGTTTGCCTCCCGCTACCTGCGTGCCGAAAAGGTCATCATTACCTGGGCCATGGGCTTGACGCAGCACAAGAAGGCCGTGGCAACCATCAAAGAAATTGCCAATCTGCTCCTGCTCCGCGGGAACATCGGCAAACCCGGCGCCGGCCCGTCACCCATCCGGGGACACAGCAACGTCCAAGGCGACCGCACCATGGGTATTTGGGAGAAGATGCCCGAGCCGTTCCTCAACGCGTTGCAGCGGGAATTCGGATTCGACCCGCCGCGGCTGCCCGGCGCCGATTCCGTGGACAGCATCCGGGGCATGCGGGACGGGCGGATCAAGGTACTCGTCGCGCTCGGTGGAAACCTGGTCCACGCGATGTCGGACACCACCGCGGCTGAAGCCGCGGTCCGGAAGACCAGGTTGTCCGTCCAGATTTCCACGAAGCTCAACCGTTCCCACACCGTGGTGGGAGATCAGGCACTGATCCTGCCGACGATGGGCCGGACGGAAATTGACCGCCAGGCCAGCGGTGAGCAGTTTGTGACCGTGGAAGACACAGTCTGCGCCGTCCACCGTTCGGCGGGCAGGCTGGAGCCGATCTCCGACAAGGTCCTGTCCGAAGTCGCGATCGTCTGCCGCCTGGCCCGAGCGGTACTCGGCGACAAAGTCCCTGTTGACTGGCCAGGTTTCGAAGGAAATTACGATTCCATTCGCGAACACATTTCCCATGTAGTGCCGGGCTTCGAGAACTTCAACCAGAAGGCGCGGAGCCGCGACGGTTTCGTCCTACCGCATGGTCCAAGGGACGAACGGAAGTTCCCCACCGCCACCGGAAAGGCAATTTTCACCGTCAATGACCTTGAGACCATCCAGGTCCCGCCGGGGCGCCTGCTGCTCCAGACAGTCCGCTCCCACGACCAATTCAACACGACCACCTACAGCATGAACGACCGCTACCGGGGCGTGAAGAAGGGCCGCCTGGTGCTTTTTGCGCACCGCGACGACCTGGCCGATCTTGGTCTCGCCGACGGCGGCTATGTGGACGTCCACAGCGAGGCCGACGACGGCGTGGACAGGGTCCTGCGCCAGCTGCGGTTGATCGCGTACCCCACAGCCCGTGGATGCGTGACGGCGTACTACCCGGAGGCGAATGTCCTGGTCCCGCTGGATTCAACCGCGGAAGGCAGCAACACGCCGGCGTCCAAGTCTGTGGTGGTGCGCCTGGAACCAGCCGCACCACCGGACTTCAGCGCCAGTGCCCACTAGCGTTCCCCAAAAGGGGCGACGCGCCTAGTGCCCCCGCGCGATCCATTCCTCAAGCTGGGGCGCCTCGGCTCCAACGGTAGTGGAACTGCCGTGGCCGGTCAGGACGAGGGTGCTTTCCGGCAACGTCAGGATTCTTGAGCGGATGGAGTCGATGATCGTGGGGAAATCGCTATAGGAACGCCCGGTGGCTCCCGGCCCGCCCTGGAACAGGGTGTCGCCACTGAAAAGGGTTCCTTCGCTTTCCAGATGGAAGGATACGGAACCGGGGGAGTGACCTGGTGTGTGAATGGCCCTTAGCCGGGTCCCAGCGACCTCAAAGATCTCGCCGTCGGTGATGTCGGCGTCGGGATCGGCGTCAAGGTAAACCGCCTCCCATAGCATCCAGTCCTCACGGTGCAAGTGGATCGGCGCACGGACGATGTCCCGGAAAGCTCCCGCGGAACGGATGTGGTCGTCGTGGCCGTGTGTGAGGAGGATGGCTTTAACTGTGCGGCCGCCGATCGCCTCGGTGATGGCCGCCGGTTCGTGCGCCGGGTCGATCACGACGCACTCGGAGTCGTCTCCGACGATCCACACGTTGTTGTCCACATCCCACGTGCCGCCGTCCAGAGAGAAGGTGCCGGACGTGACTACACGCTCAACGCGGACAGTCTTGGTTTGGTTGGTCAGCGATTCATTCGTCACAGTTCGACCACCGATCGAAGGACGGATCCCGAGTGCATCTTGTCGAAAGCTTCTTCAATGTCAGCGATGCCGATCCGTTCCGTGACGAAGGCGTCGAGATCGAGCTTGCCCTGACGGTAGAGGCTGACGAGCATGGGGAAATCGCGGGAAGGCAGGCAGTCGCCGTACCACGAGGATTTCAGGGAACCGCCTCGGCCGAAGACGTCCAGCAGCGGGAGTTCGAGCATCATTTCCGGCGTCGGAACTCCCACCAGCACCACCGTGCCTGCGAGGTCGCGCGCATAGAACGCTTGCTTGTACGTTTCGGGGCGGCCGACGGCGTCGATCACCACGTCCGCGCCAAAACCGCCGGTGAGTTCGCGGATCTGTTCAACGGGGTCTCCCTGCGAGGAGTCCACCGCGTGCGTGGCGCCGAGTTCGCGTGCCCGGTCCAGCTTCTTGGCGTCAATGTCCACGGCAATGATGGTGGTGGCGCCGGCCAGGGCAGACCCCGCGATGGCGGCCACGCCCACGCCGCCGCAGCCGATAACGGCCACCGAATCGCCGCGCTTCACGCCTCCGGTGTT
Proteins encoded:
- a CDS encoding FdhF/YdeP family oxidoreductase, translated to MDKKPPVVHDSDADLTVGPPKRSAAGLPSLVESLPHSLGQMGPSRMWKSLRALNQKDGFDCMSCAWPDPPERKLAEFCENGAKAVGWEADPLKIPSTFWDENDVESLAQRSEYWLGQQGRLVEPVYKPAGAGHYRPISWDNAFRIVARELNALDSPDEATFYTSGRTSNEAAFVYQLFVRAFGTNNLPDCSNMCHESTGLALGETLGVGKSAVTYTDFAKADLIIIMGQNPGTCHPRMLTALEEAKLAGASIVAVNPLPEAGLINFKNPQRPRGLAGKGTDLADQFLQIRLAGDMALLQAVSKRVLEAEKAAPGAVLDHAFIEEHCQGLEQFKAHIENLDEQDVLAATGLKTEEIDEFASRYLRAEKVIITWAMGLTQHKKAVATIKEIANLLLLRGNIGKPGAGPSPIRGHSNVQGDRTMGIWEKMPEPFLNALQREFGFDPPRLPGADSVDSIRGMRDGRIKVLVALGGNLVHAMSDTTAAEAAVRKTRLSVQISTKLNRSHTVVGDQALILPTMGRTEIDRQASGEQFVTVEDTVCAVHRSAGRLEPISDKVLSEVAIVCRLARAVLGDKVPVDWPGFEGNYDSIREHISHVVPGFENFNQKARSRDGFVLPHGPRDERKFPTATGKAIFTVNDLETIQVPPGRLLLQTVRSHDQFNTTTYSMNDRYRGVKKGRLVLFAHRDDLADLGLADGGYVDVHSEADDGVDRVLRQLRLIAYPTARGCVTAYYPEANVLVPLDSTAEGSNTPASKSVVVRLEPAAPPDFSASAH
- a CDS encoding MBL fold metallo-hydrolase; amino-acid sequence: MTNESLTNQTKTVRVERVVTSGTFSLDGGTWDVDNNVWIVGDDSECVVIDPAHEPAAITEAIGGRTVKAILLTHGHDDHIRSAGAFRDIVRAPIHLHREDWMLWEAVYLDADPDADITDGEIFEVAGTRLRAIHTPGHSPGSVSFHLESEGTLFSGDTLFQGGPGATGRSYSDFPTIIDSIRSRILTLPESTLVLTGHGSSTTVGAEAPQLEEWIARGH
- a CDS encoding S-(hydroxymethyl)mycothiol dehydrogenase; this translates as MVHAVKGAIVRSKGAPVTLETILVPDPGPGEALVDILTSGVCHTDLHYKLGGISDDFPFLLGHEATGVVSAVGPDVTDIAPGDRVILNWRAVCGNCRACNRGQAQYCFNTHNATQKMTLEDGTVLSPALGIGAFAEKTLVAAGQCTKVDPDADAAAVGLLGCGVMAGLGSAINTGGVKRGDSVAVIGCGGVGVAAIAGSALAGATTIIAVDIDAKKLDRARELGATHAVDSSQGDPVEQIRELTGGFGADVVIDAVGRPETYKQAFYARDLAGTVVLVGVPTPEMMLELPLLDVFGRGGSLKSSWYGDCLPSRDFPMLVSLYRQGKLDLDAFVTERIGIADIEEAFDKMHSGSVLRSVVEL